Proteins found in one Amycolatopsis umgeniensis genomic segment:
- a CDS encoding Pls/PosA family non-ribosomal peptide synthetase, translating to MSPYGQPSGLFTTDGLVLTCDGHGQQVRWRAGERLEQLYEGLCDRLRADGLGDRLAVDTGSTKLTFAGLDERANRLARHLRAHGVLPGDRIGLLFDEPVHPYVAMLAVLKINAAYVPLDTGFPDDRLDYIVRDAGVRLVVSISGLRDRFEPGGVDLLCLDEEADRIAALPGDRLSPAEKGVSTDELCYIVYTSGSTGRPKGVTIDHAAICNFVRVAADVYGIQGTDRVYQGMTIAFDFSVEEIWVPLLCGATLVPKPGGVGLVGHDLHEFLRDNEVTALCCVPTLLASLDEDLPRLRFLLVSGEACPEDLVRRWYRPDRRFLNVYGPTEATVTATWAVLRPDRPVTIGVPLPTYSVVILDPDEPQALAAGELGEIGIAGIGLAGGYLNRPDLTERAFIPDFLGIGHNPSGRIYRTGDLGRVTPEGEIEYHGRADTQVKIRGYRVELTEIESVLLQIPGIAQAVVETHHPEAGRTELVAYYSLRRDRTDVDAGELRRRLGELLPGYMVPAYLERLEHIPLTPAGKADRKNLPAPTSPRSAASAVDYVAPATETEQQLADALGRVLGVERISATGHFFDDYGADSLLLAKFCALVRERGDVAPLSARDVYLNPTVRGLAELVPASAQAPVARAEEPRRAATGSYVLCGLFQLVVFLAYAAGSGWILDTGFIWVTAATGFVDAYARAVGLGLVVFTVLSVVPILAKWALVGRWKPGEIPLWSPGYLRFWLVKTLVRFSPLMLFTGTPLYSWYLRALGADIGKGAVILSRNPPVCTDLLTIGAGAVIRKDAFFPCYRARAGWIQTGSVTLGENAFVGEMTVLDIGTTIGDDAQLGHSSSLNAGQTVPDGESWHGSPARLSTVDYRALATVARGWLRPFTFCVSSLLLLLLVTLPATLGGVDVLADRWFTTSADFTSWVFYRGQIIDTALLYFGALLAGLAIVLTLPRLLSRFLRPDRVYPLYGAHFGLQRLIARLTNLRSFTYLFGDSSYIVYYLRGLGYDLSKVQQTGSNFGVEVKHESPFLSTVGTGTMVSDGLSLLNADFSASSFRLRRTAIAPQAFLGNEIAYPPDARVGRNCLLATKVLVPLDGPVRENVGLLGSPAFEIPRTVRRDTGFEHLSTGEGLRRSLRAKLWHNTGTLLVYLLVHWLHLLGVTLIGIGAGVLHERFGALAVGGGLVATLLFTVAYFVLAELAVQGFKAIRPRFCSIYDPIFWRHERYWKLSPARYLALFDGTPFKSFLWRCLGVRIGRRVFDDGCAIPERSLVSIGDDCVLNLHTVLQGHSLEDGTFKSDYITVGAGCTIGTGAFVHYGVTMAEGAIVETDAFLMKGTTAPARTRWHANPAVELDTAEATTAARRLP from the coding sequence ATGAGCCCGTATGGACAGCCGTCGGGCCTCTTCACGACCGACGGCCTGGTCCTGACGTGCGACGGGCACGGACAGCAGGTCCGCTGGCGCGCGGGCGAGCGGCTCGAGCAGCTGTACGAGGGGCTCTGCGACCGGTTGCGCGCCGACGGCCTCGGTGATCGCCTCGCGGTGGACACCGGGAGCACGAAACTCACCTTCGCCGGATTGGACGAGCGGGCCAACCGCCTCGCCCGGCACCTGCGAGCTCACGGGGTGCTGCCCGGTGATCGGATCGGGCTGCTGTTCGACGAACCGGTCCACCCCTACGTCGCGATGCTGGCCGTGCTCAAGATCAACGCGGCGTATGTGCCACTGGACACGGGTTTCCCGGACGACCGGCTGGACTACATCGTCCGGGACGCCGGCGTCCGGCTGGTGGTGTCGATCTCCGGGTTGCGCGACCGCTTCGAGCCGGGCGGCGTCGACCTGCTCTGCCTCGACGAGGAGGCGGACCGGATCGCGGCTCTGCCGGGTGACCGGCTCAGCCCCGCCGAGAAGGGCGTCTCGACGGACGAGCTCTGCTACATCGTCTACACGTCCGGCTCGACGGGACGACCCAAAGGCGTGACGATCGACCACGCCGCGATCTGCAACTTCGTCCGCGTTGCCGCCGACGTCTACGGCATCCAGGGAACCGATCGGGTCTACCAGGGCATGACGATCGCGTTCGACTTCTCGGTCGAGGAGATCTGGGTCCCGTTGCTGTGCGGCGCGACCCTCGTGCCGAAACCGGGCGGCGTCGGCCTCGTCGGTCACGATCTCCACGAGTTCCTGCGGGACAACGAGGTCACGGCGTTGTGCTGTGTCCCGACCTTGCTGGCGAGCCTCGACGAGGACCTGCCGCGGCTGCGGTTCCTTCTCGTCTCCGGTGAGGCTTGTCCCGAGGATCTCGTCCGCCGCTGGTACCGGCCGGATCGGCGGTTCCTCAACGTCTACGGCCCCACCGAGGCCACGGTCACCGCGACGTGGGCGGTGCTGCGACCGGACCGGCCGGTGACCATCGGGGTGCCCCTGCCCACCTACTCGGTCGTCATCCTCGACCCGGACGAGCCGCAAGCGCTGGCGGCGGGCGAACTGGGGGAGATCGGGATCGCCGGGATCGGGCTCGCCGGCGGCTACCTGAACCGTCCCGACCTGACCGAGCGCGCCTTCATCCCGGACTTCCTCGGGATAGGGCACAACCCGTCCGGCCGCATCTATCGCACCGGCGACCTGGGCCGGGTGACCCCGGAAGGAGAGATCGAGTACCACGGCCGCGCCGACACGCAGGTGAAGATCCGCGGCTACCGCGTCGAGCTCACGGAGATCGAATCGGTACTGCTGCAGATACCCGGAATCGCCCAGGCGGTGGTCGAGACACATCATCCGGAAGCGGGCAGGACGGAACTGGTCGCGTACTACAGCCTGCGTCGCGACAGAACCGATGTCGACGCCGGAGAGCTGCGCCGACGTCTGGGGGAGTTGCTGCCGGGGTACATGGTGCCCGCCTATCTCGAACGGCTCGAGCACATTCCCCTGACACCGGCCGGGAAGGCCGACCGCAAGAACCTTCCTGCTCCGACCAGTCCGCGCAGTGCGGCGAGCGCCGTCGACTACGTGGCACCGGCCACCGAGACCGAACAGCAGCTGGCGGACGCACTCGGCCGCGTCCTCGGAGTGGAACGGATTTCGGCGACAGGGCATTTCTTCGACGACTACGGCGCGGACTCCCTGTTGCTGGCGAAGTTCTGCGCGCTGGTGCGGGAACGGGGCGACGTCGCGCCGCTGTCGGCGAGGGACGTGTACCTCAATCCCACCGTCCGCGGCCTCGCGGAGCTGGTTCCCGCTTCGGCACAGGCCCCTGTCGCCCGTGCCGAGGAGCCACGTCGTGCGGCCACCGGATCCTATGTCCTCTGTGGACTGTTCCAGCTGGTGGTCTTCCTCGCGTACGCCGCGGGTTCGGGCTGGATCCTCGACACGGGATTCATCTGGGTCACCGCGGCGACCGGGTTCGTCGACGCCTATGCGCGCGCCGTCGGTCTCGGGCTCGTCGTGTTCACCGTGCTCTCGGTGGTGCCGATCCTGGCGAAGTGGGCACTCGTCGGACGCTGGAAGCCAGGGGAAATCCCTCTGTGGAGTCCCGGCTATCTGCGCTTCTGGCTGGTCAAGACCCTGGTCAGGTTCAGCCCGCTGATGCTGTTCACCGGCACACCGCTGTACTCGTGGTACCTGCGGGCGCTCGGCGCGGACATCGGCAAGGGCGCCGTGATCCTGTCCCGGAATCCACCGGTCTGCACCGATCTGCTCACCATCGGCGCCGGGGCCGTCATCCGGAAGGACGCCTTCTTCCCGTGCTACCGCGCCAGGGCGGGCTGGATCCAGACCGGCAGCGTCACGCTGGGCGAGAACGCCTTCGTCGGTGAGATGACGGTGCTCGACATCGGCACCACGATCGGCGACGACGCTCAGCTCGGTCACTCGTCGTCCCTGAACGCCGGGCAGACCGTACCCGACGGCGAATCCTGGCACGGTTCGCCTGCCCGGCTCTCCACAGTGGACTACCGGGCGCTGGCGACGGTCGCGCGCGGCTGGCTGAGGCCGTTCACGTTCTGCGTGTCCAGCCTGCTGCTCCTGCTGCTGGTGACGCTTCCCGCGACCTTGGGCGGCGTGGACGTGCTCGCCGATCGCTGGTTCACGACGTCGGCGGACTTCACCAGCTGGGTCTTCTATCGCGGCCAGATCATCGATACGGCGCTGCTGTACTTCGGGGCGTTGCTCGCCGGGCTGGCGATCGTCCTCACGCTCCCGCGCCTGCTCTCCCGGTTTCTCCGGCCGGATCGGGTGTACCCGCTCTACGGCGCGCATTTCGGGCTCCAGCGGCTGATCGCGCGGCTGACGAACCTGCGCTCGTTCACCTATCTGTTCGGCGACAGCAGTTACATCGTGTACTACCTGCGGGGACTGGGGTACGACCTGTCGAAGGTCCAGCAGACCGGATCCAACTTCGGGGTCGAGGTCAAGCACGAGTCGCCGTTCCTCAGCACGGTCGGCACCGGGACGATGGTCTCGGACGGTCTCTCGCTGCTCAACGCGGACTTCTCGGCCTCGTCATTCCGGCTGCGCCGGACCGCCATCGCGCCGCAAGCGTTCCTCGGCAACGAGATCGCCTATCCACCGGACGCGCGTGTCGGCCGGAACTGCCTGCTGGCCACCAAGGTCCTGGTGCCCCTGGACGGACCGGTGCGGGAGAACGTCGGCCTGCTCGGATCGCCCGCGTTCGAAATCCCCAGAACCGTTCGCCGGGACACCGGGTTCGAGCATCTCAGCACGGGAGAGGGCCTGCGCCGGAGCCTGCGGGCGAAACTCTGGCACAACACCGGCACCCTCCTGGTGTACCTGCTGGTGCACTGGCTCCATCTGCTCGGTGTGACGCTGATCGGGATCGGGGCCGGCGTCCTGCACGAGCGGTTCGGCGCGCTCGCCGTCGGCGGCGGCCTCGTGGCCACACTGCTGTTCACGGTCGCGTACTTCGTGCTGGCCGAACTCGCCGTGCAGGGGTTCAAGGCGATCCGGCCGCGGTTCTGCTCGATCTACGATCCGATCTTCTGGCGGCACGAGCGGTACTGGAAGCTCAGCCCCGCCCGCTATCTGGCGTTGTTCGACGGGACGCCGTTCAAGAGCTTCCTTTGGCGCTGTCTCGGCGTCCGGATCGGACGGCGCGTCTTCGACGACGGATGTGCGATCCCGGAACGCTCCTTGGTGAGCATCGGCGACGACTGCGTGCTCAACCTGCACACAGTCCTGCAAGGACATTCGCTGGAGGACGGCACGTTCAAATCCGATTACATCACCGTCGGCGCCGGATGCACGATCGGCACCGGGGCCTTCGTCCACTATGGAGTGACGATGGCGGAAGGGGCGATCGTCGAAACGGACGCGTTCCTGATGAAGGGCACCACGGCTCCCGCGCGGACCCGTTGGCACGCCAATCCGGCGGTCGAGCTCGACACGGCAGAAGCAACCACCGCGGCAAGGAGGCTGCCATGA
- a CDS encoding ArsR/SmtB family transcription factor, with the protein MSRPLYQVKAEFFKTLGHPVRIRVLELLSERDHHVSELLADLGIEPANLSQQLAVLRRAKLVVPRKDGTTVSYSLTSPSVAELLAVARGILTSVITGQLELLDDLQNSAGPPGDSNSSETG; encoded by the coding sequence ATGAGCAGACCCCTGTATCAGGTCAAGGCGGAATTCTTCAAAACGCTGGGCCATCCCGTCCGGATCCGGGTGCTCGAACTGCTCAGCGAGCGGGACCACCACGTCTCGGAGCTGCTCGCCGACCTCGGCATCGAGCCCGCCAACCTGTCCCAGCAGCTCGCTGTCCTGCGCAGGGCCAAGCTGGTGGTGCCGCGCAAGGACGGCACGACCGTGTCCTACTCCCTGACCAGTCCGTCGGTGGCGGAACTCCTCGCCGTCGCGCGCGGAATCCTGACCAGCGTCATAACCGGCCAGCTGGAATTGCTCGACGATCTGCAGAATTCCGCCGGACCACCCGGCGATTCGAACTCATCGGAAACCGGGTGA
- a CDS encoding diaminobutyrate--2-oxoglutarate transaminase family protein, which produces MTHTPTARPALAPRVDGDLPGPRSAEFLEHQRQWESSARAYPRNLPIALAGGEGSYLWDMDGNVFIDFLAGAGVLSLGHNHPELVHAATEQLHVLTHGLDFPTPAKREFVDAQLSMLPPELRSRMRMHFCGPGGANAVDAAIKLCKTATGRGDLVSFQGGFHGSSHAAMALTGLVAQKQPIANGVPGVHFFPYSYCARCPVGLSPDSCETNCAGLLERSLHDPNGGIPLPAAVILEIVQGEGGIIPADRDFVRRVRALTAELDIPLVVDEVQTGCGRTGTWFAFEHYDIEPDVIIASKALSGMGLPVAVIFYDQRLDGWAPGAHTGTFRGNQAAFAAGAAAVHVVRRDDVLGNVRERGRQLENRLRVLRGHPWVREVRGLGLMWGIELADPRDGHPAGGYARAVQAYALRRGLIIELGGRDDSVIRLMPPLTVTAEVIDGAATILLDAIEHALS; this is translated from the coding sequence ATGACCCACACCCCCACGGCGAGACCGGCGTTGGCGCCGCGGGTCGACGGAGACCTGCCAGGGCCTCGCTCGGCCGAGTTCCTCGAACACCAGCGACAGTGGGAGTCCAGCGCGCGGGCCTATCCGCGCAACCTGCCGATCGCGCTCGCCGGCGGCGAGGGCAGCTATCTGTGGGACATGGACGGGAACGTCTTCATCGACTTCCTGGCCGGGGCGGGAGTGCTGTCCCTTGGCCACAACCATCCCGAGCTCGTGCACGCGGCCACCGAACAGCTGCACGTGCTCACCCACGGCCTGGACTTCCCGACGCCCGCCAAACGGGAGTTCGTCGACGCCCAGCTGTCCATGCTGCCACCGGAGCTGAGATCGCGGATGCGGATGCATTTCTGCGGCCCCGGCGGGGCCAACGCCGTGGACGCCGCGATCAAGCTCTGCAAAACCGCGACCGGACGTGGTGACCTCGTGTCCTTCCAGGGCGGGTTCCACGGCTCGAGCCATGCCGCGATGGCGTTGACCGGTCTCGTCGCCCAGAAACAGCCGATCGCCAACGGTGTGCCCGGTGTGCACTTCTTCCCGTACTCCTACTGTGCCCGGTGCCCGGTGGGACTCTCGCCGGACAGTTGCGAAACCAACTGTGCCGGCCTGTTGGAGCGGTCCCTGCACGATCCCAACGGCGGTATCCCCCTTCCCGCCGCGGTGATCCTGGAAATCGTGCAGGGCGAAGGCGGGATCATCCCGGCGGACCGCGATTTCGTCCGGCGCGTCCGCGCGCTGACCGCCGAGCTGGACATCCCGCTCGTGGTCGACGAGGTGCAGACCGGCTGCGGCCGCACCGGGACCTGGTTCGCGTTCGAGCACTACGACATCGAGCCCGACGTGATCATCGCTTCGAAGGCTTTGAGCGGGATGGGTCTTCCGGTGGCCGTCATCTTCTACGACCAGCGGCTGGACGGCTGGGCGCCCGGTGCGCATACGGGCACGTTCCGGGGCAACCAGGCCGCGTTCGCGGCGGGTGCCGCGGCCGTCCACGTCGTCCGGCGCGACGACGTGCTGGGCAACGTCCGGGAGCGGGGGCGGCAACTCGAAAACCGGCTCCGCGTGCTGCGTGGTCACCCTTGGGTCCGCGAGGTTCGAGGCCTGGGCCTGATGTGGGGGATCGAGCTCGCCGACCCCCGCGACGGCCATCCGGCAGGCGGATACGCCCGCGCTGTCCAGGCGTACGCGCTGAGGCGAGGGCTGATCATCGAGCTCGGTGGCCGCGACGACAGCGTGATCCGGCTGATGCCCCCGCTCACCGTGACCGCCGAGGTGATCGACGGCGCCGCCACGATCCTGCTCGACGCCATCGAGCACGCGCTGAGCTGA
- a CDS encoding GlxA family transcriptional regulator, with protein MSAPKVAVLAFEGISPFHLAVPSLVWGPESPAGDMEPWPITVVAMEPGRLTTSAGYAIDVPAGLDALAEADIVVVPWWSAPETPTPLPVSAALRSAHQRGAVVVGLCLGVFALADAGILDGRAATTHWKWVETFRRRFPSVELRPEELYVDEGDVVTGAGATAGIDTCLHLLARTAGQVVANRVARRIVAAPHRPGGQAQFIEFPVPAPDEDPLTQVLSWAQSHLDTPQSIDRLAARAHMSRSTFTRAFRARTGTTVHHWLVAQRLGRARHLLETTGLGVDAIAAQSGFGTAARLREHFATALGTTPTRYRIEFAGPPG; from the coding sequence ATGAGCGCTCCGAAGGTGGCCGTCCTCGCGTTCGAAGGGATCAGCCCGTTCCATCTCGCCGTACCGTCGCTGGTGTGGGGGCCGGAATCGCCGGCGGGCGACATGGAGCCGTGGCCGATCACGGTCGTCGCGATGGAGCCAGGCCGCCTGACCACGAGCGCCGGCTACGCGATCGACGTCCCCGCCGGTCTCGACGCGCTCGCCGAAGCCGACATCGTCGTCGTGCCGTGGTGGTCCGCCCCGGAGACCCCGACGCCCCTGCCCGTGTCCGCCGCACTGCGTTCCGCGCACCAACGGGGAGCGGTCGTCGTCGGGCTTTGCCTGGGAGTCTTCGCCCTCGCGGACGCCGGCATCCTCGACGGGCGCGCCGCGACCACACACTGGAAATGGGTCGAAACGTTCCGGCGACGCTTTCCTTCGGTGGAACTGCGCCCCGAGGAGCTGTATGTGGACGAAGGCGACGTTGTGACCGGCGCGGGCGCGACAGCCGGCATCGACACCTGCCTCCACCTGCTCGCCCGCACGGCGGGCCAGGTCGTCGCCAACCGCGTCGCGCGCCGTATCGTCGCCGCGCCGCACCGTCCCGGCGGTCAGGCCCAGTTCATCGAGTTCCCGGTGCCCGCCCCGGATGAGGATCCGCTCACCCAGGTGCTGAGCTGGGCGCAGTCACATCTGGACACGCCGCAGAGCATCGATCGGCTCGCCGCCCGGGCGCATATGAGCCGGAGCACCTTCACCCGCGCCTTCCGCGCCCGGACCGGGACCACCGTCCACCATTGGCTCGTCGCACAACGCCTCGGACGGGCACGGCACCTTCTCGAAACGACCGGACTGGGCGTCGACGCCATCGCCGCCCAGTCCGGTTTCGGCACGGCCGCCCGCCTTCGCGAGCACTTCGCCACCGCACTGGGCACCACACCGACCCGCTACCGGATCGAGTTCGCCGGTCCGCCGGGCTGA
- a CDS encoding isochorismatase family protein, translating to MTSTTLREISTLPTTPAALSDATLILVDYQNTYTRGVMELDGWEAALDEAATLLALARAEGATVIHVMHDGGEGSPYDLQQEIGRIHERVAPIEGEEVVVKTAPNSFVGTRLGELVDAAGHQNVVVAGFMTHMCVTFTAEGAFLRGNAPTVVAAACATRALPSVAGPVTAAEQHRAALATIGDLYAVVVRTTAELG from the coding sequence ATGACCAGCACCACCCTCCGCGAAATCAGCACCCTGCCGACGACCCCCGCGGCACTTTCGGACGCGACGCTGATCCTCGTCGACTACCAGAACACCTACACGCGCGGCGTGATGGAGCTCGACGGCTGGGAAGCCGCGCTCGACGAGGCGGCCACACTGCTGGCACTCGCGCGAGCCGAGGGCGCGACGGTCATCCACGTCATGCACGACGGGGGCGAAGGCAGTCCGTACGACCTCCAGCAGGAGATCGGCCGGATCCACGAACGTGTCGCCCCCATCGAGGGCGAGGAGGTCGTGGTGAAGACCGCGCCGAACTCGTTCGTCGGCACGCGGCTGGGTGAGCTCGTCGACGCCGCCGGACATCAGAACGTCGTCGTGGCCGGATTCATGACCCACATGTGTGTCACGTTCACCGCGGAAGGCGCGTTCCTGCGGGGAAACGCCCCGACCGTGGTGGCCGCGGCCTGCGCCACGCGTGCGCTGCCGTCCGTCGCCGGCCCGGTGACCGCCGCGGAGCAGCATCGCGCCGCCCTCGCCACGATCGGTGATCTCTACGCCGTCGTCGTCCGCACCACCGCAGAGCTTGGCTAG
- the map gene encoding type I methionyl aminopeptidase — protein sequence MIELKTPAEIQRMHVTGRFVAEVLTEVGDLADVGVNLMDLEHHARGMIKRRGAESCYWDYEPSFGKGPFRNVICLAVNDAVLHGLPHDYTLRDGDVLTADLAVKIDGWAADSARTVIVGTAAEEDLRIIRATEEALEAAIEAARPGNRLGDISAAIWAVARDYGYPVNTQFGGHAIGREMHEELHVPNKGKAGRGLTLKPGLTLALEPWFARTTDKIIFDEDGWTIRSADGSRTAHSEHTVAITDDAPLVLTRRDRE from the coding sequence GTGATCGAACTCAAGACGCCCGCCGAGATCCAGCGCATGCACGTGACCGGGCGTTTCGTCGCCGAGGTGCTCACCGAGGTCGGCGACCTCGCCGACGTGGGCGTCAACCTCATGGACCTGGAGCACCACGCGCGCGGCATGATCAAACGGCGCGGCGCGGAATCGTGCTACTGGGATTACGAGCCGTCCTTTGGCAAGGGCCCCTTCCGGAACGTCATCTGCCTGGCGGTCAACGACGCTGTCCTGCACGGTCTGCCCCACGACTACACCCTGCGGGACGGGGACGTGCTCACCGCGGACCTCGCGGTCAAGATCGACGGCTGGGCGGCAGACTCGGCGCGCACGGTCATCGTCGGGACCGCCGCCGAGGAAGACCTCCGGATCATCCGCGCGACCGAAGAGGCGCTGGAGGCGGCGATCGAGGCGGCTCGTCCCGGCAATCGGCTGGGTGACATCTCGGCGGCCATCTGGGCGGTCGCCCGCGACTACGGCTATCCCGTCAACACCCAGTTCGGCGGTCACGCCATCGGTCGCGAGATGCACGAAGAACTCCACGTTCCCAACAAAGGCAAGGCCGGTCGCGGCCTCACGCTCAAGCCGGGGCTGACCCTCGCGCTCGAACCGTGGTTCGCCCGCACGACCGACAAGATCATCTTCGACGAAGACGGCTGGACGATCCGCTCGGCCGACGGTTCGCGCACCGCCCACTCCGAGCACACGGTGGCCATCACCGACGACGCGCCCTTGGTGCTCACCCGGCGCGATCGGGAGTAG
- a CDS encoding pyruvate dehydrogenase has translation MAKPNVAEQFVQVLVQAGVERIYGVVGDSLNPIVDAIRRTPGIEWVHVRNEEAGAFAAAAEAQLTGRLAVCAGSCGPGNTHLVQGLYDAHRTGAPVLALASHIPSGQIGTGFFQETHPDRLFVDCSGYCEQISQPGQMPRLLRIAMQHALARGEVSVLVLPGDVAQLEAVSPTGTGAPVTERGTVVPPESQVTRLAELINAAETVTVFAGAGVRGAHAEVMELAETVQAPVGHSLRGKEWIQYDNPYDVGMSGLLGYGACYRAMQDADLLLLLGTDFPYDSFLPQARTVQVDHDATRLGRRTPLELAVHGDVRETLRAVQPLLRRKADRAFLDRMLRDHCKSLEHVVDAYTRNVERHVPIHPEFAADLLDELAADDAIFTVDTGMCNVWAARYLTPNGRRRVIGSFLHGTMANALPHAIGAQFAYPGRQVVSMSGDGGLGMLLGELLTVALHDLPVKIVTFNNSSLGMVKLEMLVDGLPDYQTDHQQVDFAAIARGAGLRSERVTDPTRLRAALEEALSHDGPALVDVVTDANALSVPPHITAGQLGGFALAASKVVLEGGVGRMIDLARANLRNIPRP, from the coding sequence ATGGCCAAGCCCAACGTCGCCGAGCAGTTCGTCCAAGTCCTGGTGCAGGCCGGGGTGGAACGGATCTACGGCGTGGTCGGTGACAGCCTGAACCCCATCGTCGACGCGATCCGCCGCACACCGGGCATCGAGTGGGTCCACGTGCGCAACGAGGAGGCGGGCGCGTTCGCCGCGGCCGCCGAGGCCCAGCTGACCGGGCGGCTCGCGGTGTGCGCGGGCAGCTGCGGCCCCGGCAACACGCATCTGGTGCAGGGCCTCTACGACGCGCACCGCACCGGCGCCCCGGTGCTCGCGCTCGCCTCCCACATCCCGTCCGGCCAGATCGGTACCGGGTTCTTCCAGGAGACCCATCCCGACCGGCTGTTCGTCGACTGCAGCGGCTACTGCGAGCAGATCAGCCAGCCCGGTCAGATGCCCCGCTTGCTGCGGATCGCGATGCAGCACGCACTGGCCCGCGGCGAGGTTTCGGTGCTGGTGCTGCCCGGCGACGTCGCGCAACTCGAGGCCGTTTCCCCCACCGGGACCGGGGCGCCGGTCACCGAGCGCGGAACCGTCGTGCCGCCCGAGTCGCAGGTGACGCGGCTGGCCGAGCTGATCAACGCGGCCGAGACCGTCACCGTGTTCGCCGGTGCCGGGGTGCGCGGCGCGCACGCCGAGGTGATGGAGCTCGCGGAGACGGTCCAGGCGCCTGTCGGCCACAGTCTGCGCGGCAAGGAATGGATCCAGTACGACAATCCGTACGACGTCGGAATGAGCGGTCTGCTCGGCTACGGCGCCTGCTACCGGGCCATGCAGGATGCGGATCTGCTGCTCCTGCTGGGTACCGATTTCCCTTACGACTCCTTCCTTCCCCAGGCCCGGACCGTGCAGGTCGACCACGACGCGACCCGGCTCGGCAGGCGCACCCCGCTGGAACTGGCCGTGCACGGCGACGTCCGGGAGACGCTGCGAGCCGTGCAGCCGCTCCTGCGGCGCAAGGCCGACCGGGCGTTCCTGGATCGCATGCTGCGCGACCACTGCAAATCACTGGAACACGTCGTCGACGCCTACACCCGTAACGTGGAGCGGCACGTGCCCATCCACCCCGAGTTCGCCGCCGACCTCCTGGACGAACTGGCCGCGGACGACGCGATCTTCACCGTGGACACCGGCATGTGCAATGTGTGGGCCGCCCGGTATCTCACTCCCAACGGGCGCCGCCGGGTGATCGGGTCCTTCCTGCACGGCACCATGGCCAACGCGCTGCCGCACGCCATCGGCGCGCAGTTCGCCTACCCGGGACGGCAGGTCGTGTCGATGTCCGGCGACGGCGGGCTGGGCATGCTGCTCGGCGAGCTGCTCACCGTCGCCCTGCACGATCTGCCGGTCAAGATCGTCACGTTCAACAACTCCTCGCTGGGGATGGTCAAACTGGAGATGCTGGTCGACGGCTTGCCCGACTATCAGACCGACCACCAGCAGGTCGACTTCGCCGCCATCGCGCGCGGTGCGGGCCTCCGGTCCGAGCGGGTGACCGATCCGACGCGGTTGCGCGCGGCCCTCGAGGAGGCGCTGAGCCACGATGGCCCCGCGCTGGTCGACGTCGTGACCGACGCGAACGCCTTGTCCGTCCCGCCGCACATCACCGCCGGTCAGCTCGGCGGATTCGCTTTGGCCGCGAGCAAGGTCGTCCTCGAGGGCGGTGTCGGCCGGATGATCGACCTCGCCCGCGCGAACCTCCGCAACATTCCCCGTCCCTGA
- a CDS encoding beta/gamma crystallin domain-containing protein, with translation MRKSLKRLAVVGAVALGLVVAIPASPAFAIGEVACGNRDDFVKLDISFGNGMGTNKCFANGGVTGTNIGGVYNVFSGNNKVTVNYERNGRYESSTLGYWQGVGFSGTVRVYEVRIW, from the coding sequence ATGCGAAAGAGTCTCAAGAGGCTTGCCGTCGTCGGTGCGGTCGCTCTCGGCCTGGTCGTCGCGATTCCGGCGAGCCCGGCCTTCGCCATCGGCGAGGTCGCCTGTGGCAACAGGGACGACTTCGTGAAGTTGGACATCTCGTTCGGCAACGGGATGGGCACCAACAAGTGCTTCGCCAACGGCGGCGTCACGGGCACGAACATCGGTGGTGTCTACAACGTCTTCTCGGGCAACAACAAGGTGACGGTCAACTACGAACGCAACGGCCGGTACGAGTCGTCGACCCTCGGGTACTGGCAGGGTGTCGGCTTCTCCGGCACCGTCAGGGTGTACGAAGTGCGCATTTGGTGA